A stretch of DNA from Dokdonia sp. PRO95:
CAGTGTGTAGCTCAAGGAGTTCCTTTTGCACGTGATTATGGTGGATTGTTAGATAACCGTTCTTTTGGTGGTGTACTTGTAAGTCGTACTTTTTATGCAAAAGGACAAACAGGACAACAATTACTACTAGGAGCATATTCTGCAATGAACCGTCAGATAGGTCGTGGTAAAATAAAAATGTATAACCGTCACGAGATGCTAGACGTCGTAAAGGTAGACGGTAAAGCTCGTGGTATTATCACTCGTAACCTTGTTACTGGAGAAATAGAGCGTCACTCTGCACACGCGGTTGTATTAGGAACAGGTGGTTATGGAAACGTATTCTACCTTTCTACAAACGCAATGGGTTCTAACGTAACGGCAGCATGGAAAGCACACAAACGTGGCGCTTACTTTGCAAACCCTTGTTATACTCAAATACACCCTACATGTATACCAGTTTCTGGTGATCACCAGTCTAAGTTAACGCTTATGTCTGAGTCACTACGTAATGATGGTCGTATATGGGTGCCTAAGAAAAAAGAAGATGCCATCGCAATACGCGAAGGGAAGAAGAAACCTACTGAGCTTGCTGAGGACGAGAGAGATTATTATCTAGAGCGTCGCTACCCAGCCTTTGGTAACCTAGTGCCACGTGATGTAGCATCTAGAGCTGCAAAAGAACGTTGTGATGCAGGTTTTGGAGTAAATAAAACTGGAGAAGCAGTATACTTAGACTTTGCAAGCGCAATCGAGCGTTACGGTAAAGAACAAGCATATGTACAGCATAAAGATGCAAATGACAAAGCTGTCGTAACAGCATTAGGAACAGAAGTAGTACGTAACAAATACGGAAACTTATTCCAGATGTATGAGAAGATTGTAGATCAAAATCCATACAAAACACCTATGATGATTTACCCAGCGGTACATTATACAATGGGAGGATTATGGGTTGATTATAACTTACAGACTTCTGTAGAAGGTCTATATGCGATAGGAGAAGCAAACTTCTCAGATCACGGTGCAAACCGTTTAGGAGCTTCGGCGCTTATGCAAGGTCTTGCAGATGGATACTTTGTATTACCATATACTATAGGTGACTACCTGTCTAACGATATCCGTACGGGTCCTATCTCTACAGACTCTCCTGAGTTTGAAGAGGCAGAGCAAAACGTGCGTAAGCAAGTAGATGCTTTAGTAAATAACAATGGAACAAAATCTGTAGACTACTTCCACAAGAAGTTAGGTAAGATTATGTGGAACAAATGTGGTATGTCACGTAACGCCACAGATCTACAAAGTGCTATTGACGAAATCGCATCACTACGTGATGACTTTTATAAAGAAGTACGCGTACCAGGAGGGCAGAATGAGTTTAATGAAGAACTTGCAAAAGCACTCCGTGTAGCAGATTTCTTAGAGCTAGGTGAGTTATTTGCAAAAGATGCATTAACGCGTAACGAGTCTGCTGGTGGGCACTTTAGAGAAGAGTCTGTGGAGCTTGATGGTCCGCAAAAAGGAGAAGCATTACGTGATGATGAAAATTTCACATTTGTATCTGCTTGGGAATATAAAGGAGCACCTAAGGATGCTGTTCTTCATAAAGAAGAATTGAAGTTTGAGAATATTGAGTTAAAACAAAGAAGCTATAAATAAGAAGACAATGAAACTAACGCTAAAGGTATGGCGCCAGAAAAACGCCACAGCTAAAGGAAGCATAGTAACGTACCCAATCGATGGTATCGACGGTGATATGTCTTTCTTAGAAATGATGGATGTGCTTAACAATAAGCTCATTAACGAAGGAGAGGAGCCTGTAACATTTGATCACGATTGTCGTGAGGGAATTTGTGGTTCATGTTCTATGTTTATTAATGGTGAGGCGCACGGTCCAGATAGACTTGTTACTACTTGCCAGTTACACATGCGTAAATTTAAAGACGGAGATACTATTACTATAGAGCCTTTTAGAGCAGCGGGATTCCCTGTAATAAAAGATCTTATGGTGGATCGTTCATCTTTTGACCGTATACAGCACGCAGGAGGATTTATATCTGTAAATACGTCTGGTAACACACAAGATGCAAACTCGATTCCTATCGAAAAGGAAAATGCAGACGACGCGTTTGCGGCGGCTACATGTATCGGTTGTGGAGCATGTGTTGCAAGTTGTAAGAACTCTAGTGCAATGCTATTTGTAGGAGCAAAGGTGAGTCAGTTTGCATTACTTCCACAAGGTGAAGTAGAGGCAACTACTCGTGTTCTTAACATGGTAAAGCAAATGGACGAAGAAGGTTTTGGTAACTGTACAAATACTGGTGCTTGTGAGGTTGAGTGTCCTAAAGGGATATCTCTAGAAAACATAGCACGTATGAACCGTGAGTACCTTTCTGCTTCACTAAAAGGATAATTTATATTCGCTTTCGCGAAAAAGTTATAGACATTAAAAAGCCCGAATTCCACATGGAATTCGGGCTTTTTATGTTTTGAATTTTGGTAAAAAGGATTGATTGTTATGCGATTAGGGGTAAATACCCTACGGTATTTAAATAAATGAAGTGCATATTTGCTACGTGTAAATCCTCAAAATCATAATTATGAAAATTACAATCATTATTATCGTGTGTATCCTTATTGCAATCGCATTTATACCTTAATATCTATTTAAGGATAGATTATAAACCTAATGCAAAGTAGGTAGCTACTACTGCGACTATTAAAATAACTAATGTTATAATTATAAAGGTTGCGCCAAAACGCGTCTTCTTATTATCTTGAAGTAAATACTCTTCAGTTGGATTTTTTTCGTCTTTTACTATATCTGCCATAATATTAATTTTTTGGTTAGATTATAATATTAAGAATTACTGTTGCTATTTCATTTTGTCTTAAGTAAGATTAACAGACGTTTTTAGTAAGCTTTAACGCTTTAGGGTGTTTTACGTGGTTGTTTGATTACTTTACCTTGCTTTGATACTAACCGAGCTTTATATCAATCGATACGCCTTTTGTGGGATGTGATTACGCTTTCGCGAAAGCGTATTTAAATCAGAAATAAAAATGCCAGAAGCAAATAATGTTTCTGGCATTTTAGTAAGTATAATTGATACTCTTTACTTTGATCTTTTATGCTCGGTATTATAGAGTTCAAGTAAGTTCATAATCTCTTCTATAAGATCTTTAGTCTCTAAAAGGAGGCCAAAGTATAGCGTGGTATTCTTAGGAGAAGACTCCTCAGAACGGGTGCGTTCTACTTGTTTTTGGATCTTGTCTGTAACCTGGCCATAAAGCTCATCCTTCTTGCCTAGAAGTGCCTCGATGCGCATATAGTTACGATCATTAAATGCAGTGGCTGTTTCTTGTAAGAACTCACTTAGCTTGTTGTCTATCTCTTGTAGGTCTTTAATTTGAGTAAAACGTAATGGCTTGTGATTGTTGTTTACGTGCTTATAACTAGCTTTGGCAATGTACTCTAAGGACTGTGTGATATCTTCTAGGTATCCTAGTATCTCAATGTAGAAATTAGAGCCACGTACAGAGGTTTCTTCAAGATTCTTTATAAAGTAAAAGATATTGTTACGTAGTTCATCTATCTCATCATTGAGCTTCTCTACGGTACCTCTACTTTTCTTAAGGCTGCCCACTTTATTTTTTGCAAGACCTTTAAGAGTACCTGTGTAGATCTTATTGGTACGTATGATAGTTATTGCAATATTGTCCGCACTTTCTTCTATAATTCCAGAGATTGTCTGGCTTTCTGCCTTACGTAAGTCTTCTTCTATTTGTGCTTTTTTATTGCTCTTTTTTGTAGCTATATAGTTGCGCACTAGCATAGCTATGGCGAGTATAAAAAGACCTATTACTGCTAGGTTGCCGCCTAGGTACATTAGGTATGCAAAGATACCTGCAGCTGTAAAGGCGCTAAATGCTGTTAAGAACCATCCTCCTATTACATTAAGTACTCCCGCAACACGATATACAGCGCTCTCTGCTCCCCACGCACGATCTGCAAGAGATGTTCCCATAGCAACCATAAACGTAACGTAGGTAGTAGATAATGGTAATTTAAGACCCGTAGCTATTGAGATAAGTACACTCGCAACAACTAGGTTTACTGCAGCACGCACCATATCAAAAGCTGGAGCGTCTATTGCTTTTGTGCTTGTCATTAAGACAGGGGTAAAGCTTTTGTTTATTCTATTTCTAATTGGAGCAGGTAATATTTTATTAACCCCAGTATTTGCTATGATAACTAGGCGTACTAGATTTTGAGAAACCCAGTTAGGTTTAAAACGTTCCTTTACCTCGTCTTGGCGTGATAAATCTACAGAAGTCTTTACTACGCGTCTAGCCTTTTTACTAAACCAGAGTGTTAACACCATTATAAGTCCTGCAACGAGAAGGAGTATAGGTTGTGTAGGCACTTTTTCGGCCAGTTGCTCCATACTAAACGCCTCTGGTAAAATACCCGAGCCAGACCACGCTCCAAAAGAGTTATATGCTGCCATAGGTACACCTATGAAGTTTACTAGGTCATTACCAGCAAATGCCATGGCAAGTGCAAAGGTTCCTAGTATGATAACAAGTTTATAGATATTTTGTTTTAAGACTGCGTGCGATACCCAAGATAGTATGGTCCACACAATAAAGTTAGCTCCTAAAAACTGTAAAAGATTTTCATTTGCCCAGTTACTAAAAGCAGGAGGAAGTATATCTGCACCTTTAAGCCCTTTTATGATGATAAAATAAGAAATTGCAGACACGGCAATACCACCAAAAACAGCTGCAACCCAAGATGCCTTTTTCTGAAAATCAAAAGTAAGGAGTACTCTAGTAATGAGCTGTATAATAGCTCCTACAGAAAATGCAATAAAGACGGAGAGTAAAATACCTAAAATAATCTCTGTAGCCTTATCGGTATTAATATACTCGCCCAGTTGTAAGAGTGAGTCACTATTGTTAGAAATCTTTATAATAGACATCACCACGGCCGCGCCTAAAAGCTCAAATACAATAGATACGGTAGTAGAGGTAGGCATACCTAGACTATTAAAAATATCTAGCAGTATGATATCTGTAATCATTACTGCCATAAATATGATCATTATTTCATTGAAGTAAAACTGACTAGGGTCAAAAATACCCTTACGAGCAACCTCCATCATACCACTTGATGATAAAGCCCCAAAGGCAATACCTACACTAGCAACAATCATCACTGTTCTAAAAGTAACTGCCTTAGATCCTATTGCAGAATTGAGAAAGTTTACTGCGTCATTACTCACTCCGACTACCAAATCTGCAATTGCAAGTATTGCTAATGCGGCAATCATAAAAATGTAAATATTTTCCATAAAATATAAGCTGAAAAAGCCAAGGTGGCAAAAATCTCAATTTAAAAAGATTTAAGCGTTATGTAAAGGTTATATCGAGCGAAAGATAAGAACTTTTTACGTTGAACTATAATGCAAATTTATAGTATTAATAGTACACTAGCCGCTTATGTGATATAAAGAGGTTTAAATTAAATCAACCTCCAATGTTCGCTTAAAGACATAGAAACCAACACATTAACACCTCAATGTAAATTTAATGTAAACAAAATGTTATGTAAAAGTTTGTTTTATGTAAATTTTGTGTTACATTTATATCATAGAAAAATTAAAATCCCAAATTATGAGAAAGATAATGATGATGGCAGTTGCATTTTTAATGGTTGTTTCAATGCAAGCTCAAGAAGTAAATAACAAACCTACATATGTAGAAGTAGGAGACTTAGTGAAGGCGACTTTGTATTTTGATAATGGAGAAGTTAGTCAGACAGGCTTTTACACTAAAGATGGTCAGGTAACTGGACAATGGATTAGTTACAATCGCAATGGAGAAAAAACTGCTAAGGCCCAATATGACAATGGGACTAAAGTAGGTACTTGGTTCTTTTGGTCTAATGATAAACTTACAGAGGTAGATTACCAAGATTCACGAGTAGCTTCTGTTAATACTTGGAAAAATCAAGATTCCAAAGTAGCGAGTAATAGATAGTAGCGCTTTCGCGAAAGCGTAAAAGTTTTAAATAAAAAAAGGTCTCCATCATGGAGACCTTTTTTTGTGGCTAATTTAAATAATGGGTGATTAGAACTTAAAGCTATAGCTTAAGCTAAAATCTTGTCCAGGGCTCCACTTAGAGTATAGCTGATCTTGTGCTCCAAAAGATTGGAAAACACTTTCACGGTCATCATTAAGTAGGTTTCCTGCTTTGAATGTGATTGTTTGGTTTTGATCCTCTCCAAATGACTTCGAAATATTAAATTTCAAATCATGGAAAGGAAGTGTGTATACGTCTGCAATCTCACCAGCACCTACTACTTCAAGAGTTTCTCCTTGTACATTGTAGAATATTCCTGATTTCCATCCAGTGTTTTCAGATTCAAAAGCTATACCTGCGTTTAGTAGGTACGGAGATTGACCTTGTAAAACACGACCAGAATCTAATGTCTGCCCGTCTCTTAATGATTTCTCTCTCAAAAGGCGTTCATCTTCACTATACTCTTCATCAGAATCGATAAGGGAGTAGTTTACATTAAAAGAAAAATCATTAAGCCCTAAGAATCCTAAATTCTTTCGTAGTTCAATCTCTGCTCCTACTACAGTAGCATCACCAAGGTTAAGAGGTGTAATCTGGCTCGTAGCACTTGCGAAGAAAGCAAGTTCAATAGGATCTTTGAAGCCCTTGTAAAAACCACTAACTGCTAGAAAATCACCTGCTCCAAATTTCTTCTCAGAGTTACCGTAAATTTCATAACGTAAATCTAAGTTGTTTATGTAAGTAGGCTGTAAGTCTATATTTCCTATAAATAGAATATTTTCAATAGGGTCAAAAATTTGCGCAAGTGACTTCTCTTTAAATGAAGGTCTAGCAGTAGTGCGTGAGTACGATGCTCTAAGCTTATTATCTCCAGCTTCGTTAAGATCAAAAATCAAGTTTGCCGAAGGGAAGAAGTCAGACTTATCTAGTACTTTTTCATTATCAAACACATTACCTAGTTGGTCTTGGCCAGTATATCTAAGTTCAAACTTTTCAAAACGTAAGCCGAGTATTGCTGTAAACCAAGAAGCAGGTCTAAACTCTTCAGAAGCATAAAGTGCACCTAAGTTTATATTAGATTCGTATTGATCATTTTC
This window harbors:
- a CDS encoding inorganic phosphate transporter, whose product is MENIYIFMIAALAILAIADLVVGVSNDAVNFLNSAIGSKAVTFRTVMIVASVGIAFGALSSSGMMEVARKGIFDPSQFYFNEIMIIFMAVMITDIILLDIFNSLGMPTSTTVSIVFELLGAAVVMSIIKISNNSDSLLQLGEYINTDKATEIILGILLSVFIAFSVGAIIQLITRVLLTFDFQKKASWVAAVFGGIAVSAISYFIIIKGLKGADILPPAFSNWANENLLQFLGANFIVWTILSWVSHAVLKQNIYKLVIILGTFALAMAFAGNDLVNFIGVPMAAYNSFGAWSGSGILPEAFSMEQLAEKVPTQPILLLVAGLIMVLTLWFSKKARRVVKTSVDLSRQDEVKERFKPNWVSQNLVRLVIIANTGVNKILPAPIRNRINKSFTPVLMTSTKAIDAPAFDMVRAAVNLVVASVLISIATGLKLPLSTTYVTFMVAMGTSLADRAWGAESAVYRVAGVLNVIGGWFLTAFSAFTAAGIFAYLMYLGGNLAVIGLFILAIAMLVRNYIATKKSNKKAQIEEDLRKAESQTISGIIEESADNIAITIIRTNKIYTGTLKGLAKNKVGSLKKSRGTVEKLNDEIDELRNNIFYFIKNLEETSVRGSNFYIEILGYLEDITQSLEYIAKASYKHVNNNHKPLRFTQIKDLQEIDNKLSEFLQETATAFNDRNYMRIEALLGKKDELYGQVTDKIQKQVERTRSEESSPKNTTLYFGLLLETKDLIEEIMNLLELYNTEHKRSK
- a CDS encoding fumarate reductase/succinate dehydrogenase flavoprotein subunit, with the protein product MALDSKIPQGPLADKWTNYKNEINLVNPANKRLIDVIVVGTGLAGGSAAATLAELGYNVKAFCFQDSPRRAHSIAAQGGINAAKNYQGDGDSTYRLFYDTVKGGDYRSREANVYRLAEVSTNIIDQCVAQGVPFARDYGGLLDNRSFGGVLVSRTFYAKGQTGQQLLLGAYSAMNRQIGRGKIKMYNRHEMLDVVKVDGKARGIITRNLVTGEIERHSAHAVVLGTGGYGNVFYLSTNAMGSNVTAAWKAHKRGAYFANPCYTQIHPTCIPVSGDHQSKLTLMSESLRNDGRIWVPKKKEDAIAIREGKKKPTELAEDERDYYLERRYPAFGNLVPRDVASRAAKERCDAGFGVNKTGEAVYLDFASAIERYGKEQAYVQHKDANDKAVVTALGTEVVRNKYGNLFQMYEKIVDQNPYKTPMMIYPAVHYTMGGLWVDYNLQTSVEGLYAIGEANFSDHGANRLGASALMQGLADGYFVLPYTIGDYLSNDIRTGPISTDSPEFEEAEQNVRKQVDALVNNNGTKSVDYFHKKLGKIMWNKCGMSRNATDLQSAIDEIASLRDDFYKEVRVPGGQNEFNEELAKALRVADFLELGELFAKDALTRNESAGGHFREESVELDGPQKGEALRDDENFTFVSAWEYKGAPKDAVLHKEELKFENIELKQRSYK
- a CDS encoding succinate dehydrogenase/fumarate reductase iron-sulfur subunit — its product is MKLTLKVWRQKNATAKGSIVTYPIDGIDGDMSFLEMMDVLNNKLINEGEEPVTFDHDCREGICGSCSMFINGEAHGPDRLVTTCQLHMRKFKDGDTITIEPFRAAGFPVIKDLMVDRSSFDRIQHAGGFISVNTSGNTQDANSIPIEKENADDAFAAATCIGCGACVASCKNSSAMLFVGAKVSQFALLPQGEVEATTRVLNMVKQMDEEGFGNCTNTGACEVECPKGISLENIARMNREYLSASLKG